A region from the Oculatellaceae cyanobacterium genome encodes:
- a CDS encoding response regulator transcription factor yields MAAQLLLVDDEPGLREAVQAYLEDSGFNVQVASNAREAWDFLQKNPPDLVISDVMMPQVNGYQFLQELREDARFKALPVVFLTARGMKSDRIQGYQAGCDAYLPKPFDPDELVAIVENLLERRAATTQAAGTTTDLEDIARQIAEIRGMLQHGSSITQTPSPIRIDLTPREQSVLDLVAQGLMNKEIARRLETSVRNVEKYVSRLFSKTGTNSRTELVRYALEHGLTK; encoded by the coding sequence ATGGCAGCACAACTGTTACTGGTAGATGATGAACCTGGATTACGCGAAGCTGTACAAGCTTATTTAGAAGATAGTGGTTTTAATGTACAGGTAGCCAGTAACGCCCGTGAAGCATGGGATTTTTTGCAGAAAAATCCTCCTGATTTAGTCATTAGTGACGTGATGATGCCGCAGGTAAATGGCTATCAGTTTCTTCAAGAACTGCGAGAAGACGCTCGTTTTAAGGCTTTGCCAGTAGTATTTTTAACTGCTAGAGGGATGAAGTCTGATCGTATCCAAGGCTATCAAGCTGGTTGCGATGCTTATCTCCCTAAACCATTTGATCCAGATGAGTTGGTGGCAATTGTAGAAAACTTGCTAGAACGTCGTGCAGCTACAACTCAAGCAGCAGGCACTACTACAGATTTGGAGGACATTGCGAGGCAAATAGCGGAAATTAGGGGTATGCTACAACATGGTAGCAGTATCACTCAAACACCTTCACCTATTCGCATTGATTTGACACCTAGAGAGCAAAGTGTTTTAGATTTGGTGGCGCAAGGGCTAATGAATAAGGAAATTGCTCGGCGTTTAGAAACCAGCGTTCGCAATGTGGAAAAGTACGTTAGTCGTTTATTTAGTAAGACGGGAACTAATAGTCGTACAGAGTTAGTGCGTTATGCGCTGGAACATGGTTTAACGAAGTAA